From Pan paniscus chromosome 6, NHGRI_mPanPan1-v2.0_pri, whole genome shotgun sequence, one genomic window encodes:
- the LOC117981065 gene encoding small ribosomal subunit protein uS14-like has protein sequence MGHQKLCWSHPRKFGQGSRSCRVCSNRHGLIRKYGLNMCRQCFCQYGKDIGFIKLD, from the coding sequence ATGGGTCACCAGAAGCTATGCTGGAGCCACCCGCGAAAATTCGGCCAGGGTTCTCGCTCTTGTCGCGTCTGTTCAAACCGGCACGGTCTGATCCGGAAATATGGCCTCAATATGTGCCGCCAGTGTTTTTGTCAGTATGGGAAGGATATTGGTTTCATTAAGTTGGACTAA